The Bubalus bubalis isolate 160015118507 breed Murrah chromosome 1, NDDB_SH_1, whole genome shotgun sequence genome includes a region encoding these proteins:
- the RIPK4 gene encoding receptor-interacting serine/threonine-protein kinase 4, with protein sequence MEGESRGPWALGLLRTFDAGEFAGWEKVGSGGFGQVYKVRHVHWKTWLAIKCSPSLHVDDRERMELLEEAKKMEMAKFRYILPVYGICREPVGLVMEYMETGSLEKLLASEPLPWDLRFRIIHETAVGMNFLHCMAPPLLHLDLKPANILLDAHYHVKISDFGLAKCNGLSHSHDLSMDGLFGTIAYLPPERIREKSRLFDTKHDVYSFAIVIWGVLTQKKPFADEKNILHIMVRVVKGHRPELPPVCRSRPRACGSLLRLMQRCWHGDPRERPSFQEITSETEDLCEKPDEEVKETTQDPDVRDPPDAEAEPPVPTPLKRASAPTFDNDYSLSELLSQLDSGISQTLEGPEELSRSSSESKLPSASSGKRLSGVSSVDSAFSSRGSLSLSFEREPSTSDLGTTDIQKKKLVDAIVSGDTSRLMKILQPQDVDLVLDGGASLLHLAVEAGQEDCVKWLLLNNANPNLTNRRGSTPLHVAVEKRVRGIVELLLARKISVNAADEDQWTALHFAAQNGDEGSTRLLLEKNASVHEADCEGRTPMHVACQHGQEGVVRILLRRGVDAGLPGKDAWVPLHYAAWQGHLPIVKLLAKQPGVSVDAQTLDGRTPLHLAAQRGHYRVARVLIDLHSDVNVCNLLAQTPLHVAAETGHTSTARLLLHRGAHREAVTAEGCTALHLAARNGHLATVKLLVEERANMLARGPRSQTALHLAAAGGHSEVVEELVSTDVLDLSDEQGLSALHLAAQGRHTKTVETLLRHGAHVNLQSLKFQGGPSPTATLLRRSKT encoded by the exons GGAGCGCATGGAACTTCTGGAAGAAGCCAAGAAGATGGAGATGGCCAAGTTCCGTTACATCCTGCCCGTGTACGGCATCTGCCGGGAGCCCGTGGGCCTGGTCATGGAGTACATGGAGACCGGCTCCCTGGAGAAGCTGCTGGCCTCCGAGCCGCTGCCCTGGGACCTGCGCTTCCGCATCATCCATGAGACGGCCGTGGGCATGAACTTCCTGCACTGCATGGCCCCGCCGCTCCTGCACCTGGACCTCAAGCCCGCCAACATCCTGCTGGACGCCCACTACCATGTCAAG ATTTCTGACTTCGGGCTGGCCAAGTGCAACGGGCTGTCCCACTCGCATGACCTCAGCATGGACGGCCTATTCGGCACCATCGCCTACCTCCCTCCAGAGCGCATCCGGGAGAAGAGCCGGCTCTTTGACACCAAGCATGACGTGTACAG CTTTGCCATCGTGATCTGGGGTGTGCTCACGCAGAAGAAGCCGTTTGCAG ACGAGAAAAACATCCTGCACATCATGGTGAGAGTGGTGAAGGGCCACAGGCCGGAGCTGCCGCCTGTCTGCAGATCCCGGCCGCGCGCCTGCGGGAGCCTCCTTCGCCTCATGCAACGCTGTTGGCACGGGGACCCCCGGGAGCGGCCCAGCTTCCAAG aaatcactTCTGAAACTGAAGACCTGTGCGAAAAACCTGATGAGGAGGTAAAAGAGACAACTCAAGACCCAGATGTGAGAGACCCgcctgatgctgaggctgag CCTCCCGTGCCCACCCCACTGAAGCGTGCCTCTGCCCCCACCTTCGACAACGATTACAGCCTCTCCGAGCTGCTGTCCCAGCTGGACTCTGGCATCTCCCAGACCCTTGAGGGCCCGGAAGAGCTCAGCCGCAGCTCCTCCGAGTCCAAACTTCCGTCAGCGAGCAGCGGCAAGAGGCTCTCGGGGGTGTCCTCTGTGGATTCTGCTTTCTCCTCCCGAGGGTCACTGTCCTTGTCTTTCGAGAGGGAGCCTTCAACgagtg ACCTTGGCACCACGGACATCCAGAAGAAGAAGCTGGTGGACGCCATCGTGAGTGGGGACACCAGCAGGCTAATGAAGATCCTGCAGCCCCAGGACGTGGACCTGGTCCTGGATGGGGGTGCCAGTCTGCTGCACCTGGCCGTGGAGGCCGGGCAGGAGGACTGTGTCAAGTGGCTGCTGCTCAACAATGCCAACCCCAACCTCACCAACAGGAGGGGCTCCACCCCGCTGCACGTGGCCGTGGAGAAACGGGTGCGGGGCATCGTAGAGCTCCTGCTGGCCCGGAAGATCAGTGTCAACGCCGCAGATGAGGACCAGTGGACGGCCCTGCACTTCGCGGCCCAGAACGGGGATGAGGGCAGCACGCGGCTGCTGCTGGAGAAGAATGCCTCCGTGCACGAGGCAGACTGCGAGGGCCGGACGCCCATGCATGTGGCCTGCCAGCACGGCCAGGAGGGCGTTGTGCGGATCCTGCTGCGCCGTGGCGTGGATGCAGGCCTGCCGGGGAAGGACGCCTGGGTGCCACTGCACTACGCCGCCTGGCAGGGCCACCTGCCCATCGTCAAGCTGCTGGCCAAGCAGCCAGGGGTGAGCGTGGACGCCCAGACGCTGGACGGGAGGACACCCCTGCACCTGGCTGCCCAGCGCGGGCACTACCGTGTGGCCCGCGTCCTCATTGACCTACACTCCGATGTCAATGTGTGCAACCTGCTGGCGCAGACGCCGCTTCATGTGGCCGCAGAGACGGGCCACACAAGCACGGCCAGGCTGCTCCTGCACCGGGGCGCCCACAGAGAGGCAGTGACTGCAGAGGGCTGCACTGCTCTGCACCTGGCCGCCCGCAATGGGCACCTGGCAACCGTCAAGCTGCTGGTGGAGGAGCGGGCCAACATGCTGGCCCGGGGGCCCCGCAGCCAGACGGCACTGCACCTGGCTGCTGCCGGCGGGCACTCAGAGGTGGTGGAGGAGCTGGTCAGCACCGACGTGCTCGACCTGTCCGATGAGCAGGGCCTCAGCGCGCTGCACCTGGCCGCCCAGGGCCGACATACCAAGACAGTGGAGACTCTGCTCAGACACGGAGCCCACGTCAACCTACAGAGCCTCAAGTTCCAGGGCGGCCCCAGTCCCACCGCCACGCTCCTCCGGCGGAGCAAGACCTAG